The window TCCAACCTTACCGCCAACGCCGCTTCCTGGCGGCCTGGGCTTTCTTCTTGCGCCTTACGCTGGGCTTCTCGTAATGCTCGCGTTTACGGATCTCTGCGAGCACACCCGATTTCTGGCAAAGGCGCTTGAACCGCCGCAGGGCGCTATCCAAGGTTTCGTCTTTACCTACTCTTACCTCGCTCACCTGTTTTTCCCTCCCTCCGGCCCGGAACGCGACTACCACCCTAGGCCAATTTTAAGGGCTATATTTATTCTTATTCCACACATTTTTACTTTTTCCTCTTACCAGGACGGAAACTCGCCCTCATCACTACCCTGGGCGGGAGAAAAAAGGGTTACTCCAATGGGGCTCCCTGTTCCCCCGCATCTCCTCCTTTGGTCACTGTACAGTTGCCGCAGAAGACCGCACCCTTTTCCACGGCCAGCTCGCCCACCTGTATATCGCCCTCGACCACACCCTTGGCCAGGATTTCCATGCGGTTGGTGATCTCTGCCTTCCCCCTTAACTTCCCTACTACGCAACAGTTGCGGGCCGTTACGGTGGCCTCTACCTCTCCCGTTGCCCCTACGATTATATCCCCTGCGGTGGTTATTTCTCCTTCAAAGGAACCGTCCACCCGGAGGGATTCCTCGCTCACCAGGGAACCTTTGATTCTGGTACTGCGTCCTATGATAGTATTGACCGGCGCGTTCTCATTTAAAGGTACGTCCCGGCGTTTTAACATGACTCCACCTCTTACTCCAGAAGTGTAAGGGGATCCACCGGCCGTCCCTGAACCTCCAGACGAAAATGCACATGAGGGCCGGTGCTCCTACCCGTATTCCCCACTTCGGCAATGACCTGTCCCTTCTTTACCCGGTCCCCTTCCCTTACCAGCAGAGATGAGTTATGGCCGTAAAAGGTGCGATAACCGTAGCCGTGATCGATGATGACCGTCCGTCCGTATACACCCATCCAGCCCGCGAAGACCACCGTACCCGCCCCCGCAGCCCTCACAGGGGTACCGAAGGAAGCGCCTATATCGAGGCCGTCGTGGAACTCCTCCCGCCACCGGTTGGTCGGAGAAGTTCGGTAGCCGAAAGGGGAGGTGATTTCCCCTCTTACCGGCCACTGGGTAGGCTTGGCCTCGAGATAAGCCAGGTGCTCCTCTACCTGCCGGTTTAGCTCCCTCAACCGGGCGGCCGCCTGGGGAACTTCGGCCCTTAAGTTCTGGAGACTACTTTCCACCTCAGCCAAGTTGCGGGCCTGCTCCCGGGGCCTGAAGGGCAGATAAGAGCCACGGGAGCTCAAACCTGGGCGCGCCCGGTCCAGGCCCAGCCTCTCCCTAACCTGGGCCTCCAGCTGCGTTACCTCATTGACGGCCTCCTCCAGGGCCTGGGTCTCCTCTTTCAGGCGGGCAATTTCCCGGGCCTGCTGCAGGTTAACCACTTCCAGTTGTTGTAAACTCTTGACCCTGGCGGCCAGGCGGATAGAGAGATAGCCCAACGCCCCTGCGAGGGTCAATACAGATACCAGGAGAACCCCTAGAAGTCTTAAACTCCAAAAGGGCAATCGCCAGCTGTGGATCTGCCGGCGGCCCTCGGGGACCACCAGGAGGGTAAAATGGGTTTCCGACTTGTACTTCATGAGTATAATTTATTCCACATTTTTTGCTTTTTTCCTTTTATCTCGTCCGCTTCAGACAAAAAAGCCACCGGTCTGTGGACCAGTGGCTTGCTACCCGTTTCAAGGACCTCGTCTGGCGTTGCTAAAGTGCTTCTTCGCCTCAGCAGATGTTCTTGAGCTGTCTCCCACCGAGGAGGTGATAATGTAGGTGATAGATGACCTGACCCCCCTCCTGCTTGCAGTTGTTTACCAGGCGGAAGCCCCGGTCGGCCAAGCCCAGCTCCCGGGCTATTTTTACCGCTACCAGATGGAGGTGGCCTATAAGACCGGCATCTTCTTCGGTAATGGCCGTCAGGTCAGGGATATGCTTCCGCGGTATGATGAGGATATGTACCGGGGCCACTGGCCGGATGTCCTTAAAGGCTACTACCCGCTCATCCTGATAAACCATTTCCGACGCCATTTCGCCCGCCGCTATCTTACAGAAAATGCAGTCCGACATGGTCGGCAGAACCTCCCTCAGGGATAGACTAAAAGGATTCTTTCGCGCCCCTGGTAAAAAATCCTGCCCCCCGGTACATCTTACCATCCCGAATTTAAGGGGTGGCCGGTAAGGCAGGCTTCGCCCCATATCCTACCTTCCTGCCAATCCCGCAAACGTACCGGAACCAAGCGGCCGGTCCAGTCACCGGGGGCGGCGAAGAACACCGTCAGGTAATTGCCGGTATGCCCCTCCCATAGATCTTCCCCTCCGGGGAGCTGTTCCTCCACCAGCACATCCAAAGTCTCCCCCAGAAAGCACCTGGCATATTCTTCTTCCAGCCTCCGGCCCAAGTGGAGCAGGCGCGCCATGCGCTCCTTCTTAACCTCCGCAGGAACCTGGTCCGGCATTGCTGCAGCAGGAGTACCCGACCGCGGAGAATAGGGAAAAGCATGGAGCCTGGCAAAGGCGGCCCTTTGGACCACTTCCAGAGTGCGGCGGAAGTGCTCTTCTTGTTCGCCGGGAAATCCTACGATAATATCCGTGGTTATGGCCGCCCGCGGTCGCCCCTCCCGGAGACGATCTAAGAGTTCCAGGTACTGGTAGGCGGTATACCTCCGACCCATACGCTCGAGGATGAAGTCGTCGCCGCTCTGCAGCGGTATGTGGAAGTGGGGACAGATTTGCTCTGCTTCGGTCAGGGTGCGGATCAACCGCGGGGTGAAATCCAGGGGGTCGATGGAGCTGAGGCGCAGGCGGCCTAGACCCGGTACCTCAAGAAGTTGCCGGAGGAGGTAATCCAAATCTACGCCCCCCGGCAGATCGCGACCGTAGGCCCCCGTATGGACGCCAGTAAGGACGACCTCCTGATAACCTGCGTCCACCAGCCTCTGTACTTCCTCGACAACCCTTTGGGGTGCCCGGCTGCGCAAAGGCCCCCGGGCATAAGGCACTATGCAATAGGTACAGTATTCTTCGCAACCTTCCTGGATCTTTAAGAAGGCCCGCGCCCGGCTCACCTGAGTCACGGGCAATTCCTCAAAGGCCTCCCCCTTCTCCGGTTCCCTTACGGCATTGACTACCTTCCCCGTACGCCGGGCCTCTTCCACCAATTCCACCAGACGGGCCCGGTCCCGGGTGCCCACTATTACATCGACGCCGGGTATACGCAGAACTTCCTCCGGAGCCACCTGGGCGTAGCAGCCGGTTACCGCCACCACGGCCTCCGGATTATTGCGGACGGCCCGCCGGATCATTTGCCGGGATTTGCGGTCGCTCAAATGGGTGACGGTACAGGTGTGCACCACATAAACATCGGCCGGGGCATCAAAGGGCACTATTTGGTAACCCGCGGACCTGAACAGGCCTTTCAAAGCCTCCAATTCGTTTTGGTTTACCTTACACCCCAGGCTGGCCAGGGCCACCCGCTTTGCGGCCACTCTCCTGTTCCCTCCTTCGTTTTTAACCCGAACTATACCTCCTACCTCCCAGGTCTCCCCCCTCATACATTAAGACCGCCAGGCAGGCCAGGCCCGCCGTCTCGGTGCGTAAAATGCGGGGGCCGAGGCCGACAACTATGCCTCCGGCCCGGCGGGCCCGATCCACTTCCGCCGGGGTCAATCCTCCCTCCGGCCCCACCAGGATGGCCAGGGGCCGCGAAAAATCCACTGCCGACAGGGCTTCCTTCAACCCCCTCTGCCGTTCTTCTTCCCACGGTACCAGGAGGAGGGTTTCCGGAGCCATTCCATTTAGAGCCTCTTCCAGGGAGCAGGGGCCTTCGACGAGGGGTATGGAGGCCCGCCGGCTCTGGCGGGCCGCCGCCCGGGCCACCTTGCACCAGCGGTCCTTTTTCCGGGCCGCGGCCTCCTCATCCAACTTTATTATTACCCTTTCCGTGAGGAGGCCCACTATTCTGCTTACGCCCAGTTCGGTAGCCTTCTCTATAATAAGTTCCATCTTGTCCCCCTTGGGTAGGCCCTGGAGCAGGGTGATGGACAGGGGAGGGTCGTTAGAAGGGAGGGGCTCCAGGAGTTCGGCCACTACCTCTCCCGGCCGTACGGCCACCACGCGCGCCTTAAAGGACGTCCCCCGGCCGTCGGCCACGCTGATTTCTTCCCCGATGTTCAGACGGAGAACCCGGGAAGCGTGGTGGCCCGTCTCACCAGAGAGGACGATTCTCTTCTGCCGCAGCTCTTCGGGCGGTATAAAAAAATGGTGGGCCATCCGCGGCTCACCCCTGCGTCGCCGCCAGGGCTATCCAGTCTCCCCGGCGCTCCCTTTTCGTTACGGCAAATCCGTGGCTCCGGAGGGCGGACACCAGTTCAGGCGCCCGCGGGGCTATAATGCCTCCCAAAATAAGCCGTCCGGCAGGAGGCAGGAGCCTAGCAGCCTGGGGCAGCAAGGCCAGCAATACATCCGCCACAATATTGGCCGTGACTACATGGGCACCCGGAGGAAGTCCATGGAGGAGATCGCCCTCTTGGACCTTTATCTTTCCTTCCAGGCCGTTGCGTTGCACGTTTTCCCGGGCCGTTCTAACCGCCACCGGATCATTGTCCACGGCAACGACCCTCCGGGCCCCCAACAGGGCCGCAGCGATGGCCAATATTCCCGACCCCGTGCCTACGTCATACACTACATGGCCCGGCTTTATAAATTCTTCCAGCATTTCAAGGGCCATGGCCGTAGTGGGATGGGTTCCGGTGCCGAAGGCCATGCCCGGGTCCAGCTCCATTACCAGCTCCCCGGGACGCGGATTGTACTCCTCCCAGCTCGGCTTGACGACCAGCCGCCGGCCGATCTTTACCGGCTTGAAATAAGCCTTCCAGGCGTCGGACCAGTCCTCTTCCTCTATGCTCCGCGAAGACATCTCGGCCCGGCAACCAGGAAAAAAGCGGCCGATTGCCTTTAGCCGCCCTTTAAAGTCCTGCAACCGCGCCTTTAACCTTTTATCCTGGGGCAGGTAGCCCCGCAGCACCACCTGCCCGCCTTTATCTTCCAGGACCAAGCCCTGGGCCCCCGTCTCGTAGAAGAGGCCGGCCACGGCTTCACTGGCCTCCGGGGTAGTCGTTATGCTTATCTCCTGCCACTTCATAATATCTTCCTAACCCATGAAGGCATCCTTTACTCTCCTAAAAAAACCTTTTTCCTTTTCCGAGGGTTCCCATCCGCGCAGCCGGGCGAATTCCCTTAAGACCTCCTTTTCCCGCTCGGTCAGATTCTTGGGGATTACCACGCGCACTACAACATGCTGGTCTCCACGGCCTGCCCCGTTGAGGCGCGGAATCCCCTTCCCTTTGAGGCGGAAGGAGGTGCCGCTCTGGGTACCTTCGGGTATGGTCAGGCGGGCCTTGCCCTCCAAGGTGGGTACCTCGATTTCGTCCCCCAGGGCTGCCTGGACCATGGAAATGGGAACCTCGCAGAGGAGGTCAAATCCTTCACGGCGAAAGATCTTGTGGGGCCGAACGTTGATATATACGTACAGGTCGCCCGGCGGCCCGCCCCTCTCGCCTGCCTCTCCTTCCCCGGCCAAACGCAGGCGGGCACCCGTGTCCACACCGGGCGGTATTTTGATTCTTATCTTGCGGGTGCGCTGTACCTGCCCCCGGCCGCGGCAGGTCTTACAGGGATTGGGGATAATAGTACCCGTTCCCTGGCACTCATGGCAGGTGCGTATGGTCTGATAGTACCCCAGAGGAGTCCGCTGGGTGATCCTCACCTGTCCGGTCCCGCCGCAGGCCGGACAGGTTACCGGCCCGGTGCCCGGAGCAGCCCCCGACCCGCCGCAGTCGGGACACCTCTCCAGCCTCGGCACCCCCACTTCTTTTTCGGCCCCGAAGGCGGCCTCCTCAAAGGAGATATCCAGGTCCAGCCTCACATCAGCCCCCCGCTCCGGCCCGCGTCGGCGGCGCTTGCCGCCGAAGGACTCGCCGAAAAACATGTCGAAAATGTCGCCAAAGCCTCCGAAGTCGGCGCCCCCAAAGTCAAACCCGCCGAAGCCGGGACCAGCGCCTGTTCCGCCCTCTACTCCGGCATGGCCGAACTGGTCGTAGCGGGATCGCTTCTCCGGATCGCTGAGGACATCATAGGCTTCCTGGATTTCCTTGAATTTTTCTTCCGCCTCTTTGTTGCCCGGGTTTAAGTCCGGATGATACTGGCGGGCCAGACGCCGGTAGGCCTTTTTTATTTCCTCCTGGGAGGCCCCCCGGTCCACTCCGAGGACCTCATAATAATCTCGCTTGGCCATAGAATCACCGGCTCTTACCGCTTATCATCGTCCACGACCTTGTAATCGGCATCCACCACATGGTCCCTGCCCCAACCGGGGCCTTCCGTTCCCGTGGCCTGGCGTGCCTGTTCGGCGCCTGCCTGCTGATAGGCCTTGCTGGTGAGGGTGTAGAGGGCCTGGGACAAAGCCTCCATTTTCTCCTTAATGCGGTTTACGTCTTGGCCTCCCAGGGCATCCTGCAAATCCTTCTTGGCCTGTTCGATGCGTTCCACGTCGGCTTTATCGGCCTTATCTTTAAATTCCTTTAAGGTACGCTCAGTTTGATAAAGGAGGGAATCGGCCTGATTCCTGGTTTCCACCTCTTCCTTGCGCTTCCGGTCGGCCTCGGCATGCATCTCGGCTTCCTTGATCATGCGCTGGATCTCTTCTTCCGACAGGCCACTCGACGACTTGATGGTAATGGCCTGCTGCTTACCCGTGGCCAGATCCCGGGCCGAGACGTGGACGATGCCGTTGGCGTCAATATCAAACTTGACTTCGATCTGGGGCACTCCCCGCGGGGCCGGGGGAATGCCGGTGAGCTGGAAGCGTCCCAGGGTCTTGTTGTCAGCCGCCATGGGACGCTCACCCTGCAACACATGAATTTCCACCGTCGTTTGATTATCGGCCGCCGTGGAGAAGATCTGGCTCTTGGACGTGGGGATGGTAGTATTGCGCTCAATTATTTTGGTGAACACACCACCCAGAGTCTCGATTCCCAGGGACAGGGGCGTGACGTCCAGCAAGACGATATCCTTCATCTCGCCGGCCAGAACAGCGCCCTGGATGGCCGCACCCATGGCCACGCATTCGTCCGGGTTGATCCCCTTGTGGGGTTCCTTGCCCAAAATCCTTCTTACGGTCTCCTGGACCAGGGGAACCCGGGTGGAGCCGCCTACCAGCAGTACCTTATCGATATCTTCGGGCTTGAGGCCTGCGTCCGACATGGCCTGGCGTATGGGTTCCACCGTCTTCTCCACCAGGTCGGCGATGAGTTCTTCGAACTTGGCCCGGGTTAAGGTGACATCCAGATGCACGGGACCGCTGGAAGTCACGGAGATAAAGGGCAGATTTATATTGGTGCTGGTAACGCTGGAGAGTTCGATCTTCGCCCGTTCCGCCGCTTCCTTCAGGCGCTGCATGGCCATGGGATCCTGGCGCAGATCCACACCGTGCTCGCGCCGGCAGATATCGATGAGGTAGTTCATAATCCTCTCGTCAAAATCGTCGCCACCCAGGCGGTTGTTGCCGCTGGTGGCCTTTACCTCGAAGACGCCGTCTCCGAGTTCCAGGATGGAAACGTCAAAGGTGCCTCCCCCCAGGTCGTAGACCAGGATGGTCTGGTCCTCGCCCTTATCCAGCCCGTAGGCCAGGGCCGCGGCCGTAGGCTCATTAATAATGCGCAGCACCTCCAGGCCGGCTATACGGCCGGCGTCCTTGGTGGCCTGCCGCTGGCTGTCGGTAAAATAGGCCGGAACGGTAATGACCGCCTGGGTGATCTTCTCCCCCAGATAAGCCTCGGCATCGGCTTTTAATTTCTGCAAGATCATGGCAGAAATTTCCTGGGGAGTATACTCCTTACCGTCTATCCTTACTTTGTAGGTAGTACCCATGTGTCTCTTAATGGAGACAATAGTACGGGCGGGATTGGTAATGGCTTGGCGCTTAGCCGCCTGACCTACCAGGCGCTCGCCTTCCTTGGTAAAGGCTACTACCGACGGGGTAGTCCTTCCTCCCTCGGCATTGGGGATTACCACCGCTTCCCCGCCTTCCATTATGGCCATACAGGAGTTGGTAGTTCCCAGATCGATACCCAGTACTTTACCTTTAGTCATATTCTTACCCCCTATTCCTTCTCCGACTTGTTTTCCCTGTTGTCCAGCTCCTCTTCTCGGGGCTCGCTTTCCGTTTCGGACGTCTCCGGTGCAGACGCCAGGGCTACCTTTACCAGGGCCGGACGCAAAAGGCGCCCGTGTAAAAGATAGCCCTTGCGGAGTTCTTCGGTGACCAGGTTGTGCCGTTGAGGATCGGTCGCTTCTTCCGTAGCCACGGCCTCATGATAGGCGGGATCAAAAGGTTGCCCCAGGGCCTTGACCTCTGACAAGCCGTAGCGTCCCAGGACTTCGACCAATTGCCGGAAAACCAGCTCAATCCCGCTCAGCAGGGCGCCCTCCTCACTCCCGCCCCTGGCCGAAGCCATGGCCCGCTCCAGATTATCCAGGACGGGGAGCAATTCCTTCACCAGCTCGGCGCAGGCAGTCTGCCTCAGTTCCAGTTGCTCCCGCCGAATGCGCTTGCGATAATTGTCAAAGTCGGCTTGCAGCCGCAACAGCTGGGAGCGAAGCCTTTCGATCTCCTCCTGCCTGGCCACCAGCTCTTCTTTAAGGAAGGTCGTTTCGTCCTCCGGCGGCGCCTCCGGCTCGGCCTCCTTGTCCCGGAGGCCCTGGTCTTCCTCCGTGGGAGGAGCCGGCGGTTCCCTGTCCGCTTCCGCCGCCTCTAACTCCCTCCCTGTATGCCCCTGGGACCGTTCGGTTTCCGGCCCTTCACCGCCGCTAAAGCTTTTCACCTGGGTCTTCACTCCTTCCGGCCCATAGACCCGGGGCCTCGCCTCCGCGGACCCTTCGCCCCGGGCTATCCGCACAGCTTCTCGAGGGCCTGGGATAGTTCTTGGGCCACATATTCGAGTACGGAAATAGTCCTAGAATAATTCATTCGCGTCGGGCCCAGGACTCCTACATTGCCGATGACCTCACCGTTTATTTCATAGGTTACGGTGAGAATGCTACAGTTATTAATCTCTTCATTCTTATTTTCCCGTCCTATTTTCACTCTAAGGCCGGCTGGAGGGCCTTCGGCGAAGAGTTCTCGCAGGGCATCTGTTTTTTCCAGAATACAGAGCAACCCCTTAACTTTATCTATATTCCTGAACTCGGGCTGTTCAAAAAGATTTAAGGTACCGTCGAGAAAAATCCGCGCATCCCTCTTTAGGTTGCTCAGTTCTTCCAGAAGTTCGATCAGCAAGGAACAGAGCTGTTTGTGTTCGGTAGCCAGCATTTCCTGGTAAATACTGTCCAGGAACGCCGGTTTAATGTCCTCCAGCACAATACCCTTAAGCCTTTCGTTTAACAACTGGGAAAGGTAATTTAGCTCGGCCCGGTTTACGCCCCGGGGCACGCTGAACAAATGGTGCTCCACCAAGCCGCTGCTGGTAACTACTACCAGAAGGGCCTTGCCCGGAGATACATATAGGAGCTGCACCTGCTGGATATGAGCCCGTCCCTGGTAGGGCCCCAGGGCCACAGCCGCATAGCTGGTCAACTCGGCAATCAGACCCGTGGCATCCGCCAAGACCTGCTCAATTTCTCCTATTTTCTGCTCGAAGCGGTGCCGGATATATTCCTTTTCGGCGGGGGACAGCTCATGGCGCTCCATTATACAGTCTATATAGTAACGATATCCCAGGTCTGAGGGAATCCTGCCCGCCGAAGTGTGGGGCTGTTCTATAAGGCCCAGCTCTTCCAGATCGGCCATTTCGTTGCGGATGGTGGCCGGACTCACCCCCAGGTTGTAGCGCCGGGCAATAGTCCGGGAACCTACCGGCTCTCCCGTGGCAATATAGTCTAATATAATAGCTTCTAAGATTTTCCGCTTCCGCCCCTCCACCCGCATTTTTTACTCACCTTCTTCTATTAGCACTCTAATATGCCGAGTGC of the Thermanaeromonas sp. C210 genome contains:
- the hrcA gene encoding heat-inducible transcriptional repressor HrcA, producing MRVEGRKRKILEAIILDYIATGEPVGSRTIARRYNLGVSPATIRNEMADLEELGLIEQPHTSAGRIPSDLGYRYYIDCIMERHELSPAEKEYIRHRFEQKIGEIEQVLADATGLIAELTSYAAVALGPYQGRAHIQQVQLLYVSPGKALLVVVTSSGLVEHHLFSVPRGVNRAELNYLSQLLNERLKGIVLEDIKPAFLDSIYQEMLATEHKQLCSLLIELLEELSNLKRDARIFLDGTLNLFEQPEFRNIDKVKGLLCILEKTDALRELFAEGPPAGLRVKIGRENKNEEINNCSILTVTYEINGEVIGNVGVLGPTRMNYSRTISVLEYVAQELSQALEKLCG
- a CDS encoding 16S rRNA (uracil(1498)-N(3))-methyltransferase, producing the protein MAHHFFIPPEELRQKRIVLSGETGHHASRVLRLNIGEEISVADGRGTSFKARVVAVRPGEVVAELLEPLPSNDPPLSITLLQGLPKGDKMELIIEKATELGVSRIVGLLTERVIIKLDEEAAARKKDRWCKVARAAARQSRRASIPLVEGPCSLEEALNGMAPETLLLVPWEEERQRGLKEALSAVDFSRPLAILVGPEGGLTPAEVDRARRAGGIVVGLGPRILRTETAGLACLAVLMYEGGDLGGRRYSSG
- the rpsU gene encoding 30S ribosomal protein S21, producing the protein MSEVRVGKDETLDSALRRFKRLCQKSGVLAEIRKREHYEKPSVRRKKKAQAARKRRWR
- the grpE gene encoding nucleotide exchange factor GrpE, which gives rise to MKSFSGGEGPETERSQGHTGRELEAAEADREPPAPPTEEDQGLRDKEAEPEAPPEDETTFLKEELVARQEEIERLRSQLLRLQADFDNYRKRIRREQLELRQTACAELVKELLPVLDNLERAMASARGGSEEGALLSGIELVFRQLVEVLGRYGLSEVKALGQPFDPAYHEAVATEEATDPQRHNLVTEELRKGYLLHGRLLRPALVKVALASAPETSETESEPREEELDNRENKSEKE
- a CDS encoding bactofilin family protein, which translates into the protein MLKRRDVPLNENAPVNTIIGRSTRIKGSLVSEESLRVDGSFEGEITTAGDIIVGATGEVEATVTARNCCVVGKLRGKAEITNRMEILAKGVVEGDIQVGELAVEKGAVFCGNCTVTKGGDAGEQGAPLE
- the mtaB gene encoding tRNA (N(6)-L-threonylcarbamoyladenosine(37)-C(2))-methylthiotransferase MtaB → MAAKRVALASLGCKVNQNELEALKGLFRSAGYQIVPFDAPADVYVVHTCTVTHLSDRKSRQMIRRAVRNNPEAVVAVTGCYAQVAPEEVLRIPGVDVIVGTRDRARLVELVEEARRTGKVVNAVREPEKGEAFEELPVTQVSRARAFLKIQEGCEEYCTYCIVPYARGPLRSRAPQRVVEEVQRLVDAGYQEVVLTGVHTGAYGRDLPGGVDLDYLLRQLLEVPGLGRLRLSSIDPLDFTPRLIRTLTEAEQICPHFHIPLQSGDDFILERMGRRYTAYQYLELLDRLREGRPRAAITTDIIVGFPGEQEEHFRRTLEVVQRAAFARLHAFPYSPRSGTPAAAMPDQVPAEVKKERMARLLHLGRRLEEEYARCFLGETLDVLVEEQLPGGEDLWEGHTGNYLTVFFAAPGDWTGRLVPVRLRDWQEGRIWGEACLTGHPLNSGW
- a CDS encoding M23 family metallopeptidase, which produces MKYKSETHFTLLVVPEGRRQIHSWRLPFWSLRLLGVLLVSVLTLAGALGYLSIRLAARVKSLQQLEVVNLQQAREIARLKEETQALEEAVNEVTQLEAQVRERLGLDRARPGLSSRGSYLPFRPREQARNLAEVESSLQNLRAEVPQAAARLRELNRQVEEHLAYLEAKPTQWPVRGEITSPFGYRTSPTNRWREEFHDGLDIGASFGTPVRAAGAGTVVFAGWMGVYGRTVIIDHGYGYRTFYGHNSSLLVREGDRVKKGQVIAEVGNTGRSTGPHVHFRLEVQGRPVDPLTLLE
- the dnaJ gene encoding molecular chaperone DnaJ translates to MAKRDYYEVLGVDRGASQEEIKKAYRRLARQYHPDLNPGNKEAEEKFKEIQEAYDVLSDPEKRSRYDQFGHAGVEGGTGAGPGFGGFDFGGADFGGFGDIFDMFFGESFGGKRRRRGPERGADVRLDLDISFEEAAFGAEKEVGVPRLERCPDCGGSGAAPGTGPVTCPACGGTGQVRITQRTPLGYYQTIRTCHECQGTGTIIPNPCKTCRGRGQVQRTRKIRIKIPPGVDTGARLRLAGEGEAGERGGPPGDLYVYINVRPHKIFRREGFDLLCEVPISMVQAALGDEIEVPTLEGKARLTIPEGTQSGTSFRLKGKGIPRLNGAGRGDQHVVVRVVIPKNLTEREKEVLREFARLRGWEPSEKEKGFFRRVKDAFMG
- the dnaK gene encoding molecular chaperone DnaK yields the protein MTKGKVLGIDLGTTNSCMAIMEGGEAVVIPNAEGGRTTPSVVAFTKEGERLVGQAAKRQAITNPARTIVSIKRHMGTTYKVRIDGKEYTPQEISAMILQKLKADAEAYLGEKITQAVITVPAYFTDSQRQATKDAGRIAGLEVLRIINEPTAAALAYGLDKGEDQTILVYDLGGGTFDVSILELGDGVFEVKATSGNNRLGGDDFDERIMNYLIDICRREHGVDLRQDPMAMQRLKEAAERAKIELSSVTSTNINLPFISVTSSGPVHLDVTLTRAKFEELIADLVEKTVEPIRQAMSDAGLKPEDIDKVLLVGGSTRVPLVQETVRRILGKEPHKGINPDECVAMGAAIQGAVLAGEMKDIVLLDVTPLSLGIETLGGVFTKIIERNTTIPTSKSQIFSTAADNQTTVEIHVLQGERPMAADNKTLGRFQLTGIPPAPRGVPQIEVKFDIDANGIVHVSARDLATGKQQAITIKSSSGLSEEEIQRMIKEAEMHAEADRKRKEEVETRNQADSLLYQTERTLKEFKDKADKADVERIEQAKKDLQDALGGQDVNRIKEKMEALSQALYTLTSKAYQQAGAEQARQATGTEGPGWGRDHVVDADYKVVDDDKR
- the prmA gene encoding 50S ribosomal protein L11 methyltransferase encodes the protein MKWQEISITTTPEASEAVAGLFYETGAQGLVLEDKGGQVVLRGYLPQDKRLKARLQDFKGRLKAIGRFFPGCRAEMSSRSIEEEDWSDAWKAYFKPVKIGRRLVVKPSWEEYNPRPGELVMELDPGMAFGTGTHPTTAMALEMLEEFIKPGHVVYDVGTGSGILAIAAALLGARRVVAVDNDPVAVRTARENVQRNGLEGKIKVQEGDLLHGLPPGAHVVTANIVADVLLALLPQAARLLPPAGRLILGGIIAPRAPELVSALRSHGFAVTKRERRGDWIALAATQG
- a CDS encoding histidine triad nucleotide-binding protein gives rise to the protein MSDCIFCKIAAGEMASEMVYQDERVVAFKDIRPVAPVHILIIPRKHIPDLTAITEEDAGLIGHLHLVAVKIARELGLADRGFRLVNNCKQEGGQVIYHLHYHLLGGRQLKNIC